Proteins encoded by one window of Thalassoroseus pseudoceratinae:
- a CDS encoding HEAT repeat domain-containing protein, producing the protein MGTRYNGEDIKRGDRPRHSPRLFRKIVLEKVDVSKLLLTGLAFLCGCFTFADRYAVAQSPFGNSPSSQRPSAEGTTSEASAEKKQKSKLELTLESFRQMDDELVRLKLKPQPTPTDKPGIYIVPDVPYVGYHYTSKNGKSVRTRYVAFELLIANTTEKELKLVRDEIEFSADTQFYPLTDLEGFPSYGYSIGNEYRSLQKMLMPETLKIPPGEVAAAGMVFHGMPFGGGIPTMHLTLKLNGQQRTLDINRLFRGKLRLETARMGPYECLGILTIHGDLNGISLGTVVEELDRLTEDKVARVVLEWKDDTPSLESNLVNWLNYSLGQVGQTNSSRHNSYPQFPSLPTSLRVVHVANLPKRNRGSISSTVNPLYHETKADAVVAALQSAYAKLPTEELLDSLRSNDPILQAAALRGGGDRLPESELPILLKLSESKMEPLQESAIAALASHGHERAIQKLRSIVADSKNAHRVIAIEALATSRFASAQVVLKSLLENGDEETQRAIVDVLAKYPAPIWGEAIYKFAQEFNTDVGRSALRALTRLGHPKLEGLLRKALDEGDEKTQPIALELLASSHSDANSEQIALEFLLKQLEEFKLNSRMTQILSRTKDRRAIPLLLKYIDKHETNRQSAIQLLGQIGDREVARQIADRFEKFNVNEKQSALTSLQRLQSDRLLDCAEIVLKDSKAGNLHRTLCDILRREGSHRAVKLLAEALEQDTIEQLWEPASQALWQHGSRTARVALEQASHSKKEKKRTAATRALKYLRDRSPAYRYVRQAQHYVTQKKYEEAVAQYGIALAIDEDLVAAYTGRGNVRLTQKKYKQAFANFEKAVELDPTDSDAVIGQAVAMIHLGQVDDSLKFLELAEKKNKVGEDRKEVHLYNTACVYSLAVEKWLADAKDSQEPTDDRKIELHRNRALATLKSAVEKGFRDAQQIQDDADLKAIRDTQEFDAILKSINNPPQS; encoded by the coding sequence ATGGGAACGCGCTATAATGGCGAAGATATCAAACGCGGCGATCGGCCAAGGCATTCCCCGCGTTTGTTCCGCAAAATCGTGCTGGAGAAAGTAGACGTGTCGAAGTTACTCCTCACAGGTCTCGCATTTCTGTGCGGGTGTTTTACGTTCGCTGATAGATACGCAGTTGCACAAAGCCCATTTGGCAATTCGCCGTCTTCACAGCGTCCGTCTGCCGAAGGCACAACGAGTGAGGCTTCAGCCGAGAAAAAACAAAAGTCCAAACTTGAACTGACGTTGGAATCGTTTCGTCAGATGGACGATGAATTGGTGCGGTTGAAACTGAAACCGCAACCCACACCAACCGACAAACCTGGCATCTACATCGTCCCCGATGTGCCCTACGTTGGATATCACTACACCAGCAAGAACGGGAAATCGGTTCGAACTCGGTACGTGGCATTCGAACTGCTCATTGCCAATACGACGGAAAAAGAATTGAAACTCGTCCGTGACGAAATCGAGTTTTCCGCGGACACGCAGTTTTATCCACTGACCGACTTAGAAGGGTTTCCAAGCTACGGTTATTCCATCGGTAATGAGTATCGCAGTTTGCAGAAGATGCTCATGCCGGAGACACTAAAGATTCCCCCCGGAGAGGTTGCCGCCGCTGGTATGGTCTTTCATGGAATGCCATTTGGTGGCGGCATTCCGACGATGCATCTCACGTTGAAATTGAATGGTCAGCAGCGGACGTTGGACATCAATCGGCTGTTCCGTGGGAAACTCCGTCTCGAAACCGCCCGAATGGGGCCGTATGAATGTCTGGGCATCTTGACGATTCATGGCGACCTCAATGGCATCAGTCTCGGAACGGTGGTCGAGGAACTCGACCGCTTGACCGAAGACAAAGTGGCTCGCGTGGTGCTTGAATGGAAAGACGACACACCATCGCTCGAAAGCAACTTAGTGAATTGGCTGAATTATTCTCTCGGGCAGGTTGGCCAGACCAATTCATCACGACACAACAGCTATCCGCAATTCCCGTCGTTGCCGACGTCGCTGCGAGTGGTTCATGTGGCGAATCTACCAAAACGAAATCGCGGTAGCATTTCATCCACGGTCAACCCTTTGTATCACGAGACCAAAGCCGATGCCGTTGTCGCGGCACTTCAATCCGCGTACGCGAAGTTGCCGACCGAAGAATTGCTGGACAGCTTGCGTTCCAATGATCCCATTCTCCAAGCCGCCGCTCTCCGTGGTGGCGGGGATCGGTTGCCGGAAAGTGAATTGCCGATCTTGCTGAAACTTTCAGAGTCGAAGATGGAACCACTGCAAGAGTCCGCAATTGCTGCATTGGCGAGTCATGGTCACGAACGAGCGATTCAAAAACTCCGCAGCATTGTGGCGGACTCGAAGAATGCTCATCGAGTGATCGCGATCGAGGCGTTAGCGACATCGCGTTTTGCCTCGGCTCAAGTGGTATTGAAATCGTTGTTGGAGAATGGTGACGAAGAAACACAGCGAGCGATTGTCGACGTGCTCGCGAAATATCCAGCTCCGATTTGGGGCGAAGCGATTTACAAGTTCGCTCAGGAGTTCAACACCGATGTGGGCCGCTCCGCACTCAGAGCCTTGACGCGTTTGGGGCATCCCAAGTTGGAGGGATTGCTTCGCAAGGCCCTCGACGAAGGTGATGAGAAAACTCAGCCGATCGCCTTGGAACTTCTGGCGTCGTCGCACTCCGACGCAAACAGCGAGCAGATCGCGTTGGAGTTTTTGCTCAAGCAGCTTGAGGAATTCAAGTTGAATTCGCGCATGACGCAGATTCTCAGCCGAACAAAGGATCGTCGGGCGATTCCTTTGCTACTCAAATATATCGACAAGCATGAAACCAATCGGCAGAGTGCAATTCAGCTTCTCGGGCAAATCGGCGATCGCGAAGTTGCGCGGCAGATTGCGGATCGTTTCGAGAAGTTCAACGTGAACGAGAAACAATCCGCCCTGACGAGTCTTCAACGCTTACAGTCCGATCGGCTTCTCGATTGCGCGGAGATTGTTCTGAAGGATTCCAAGGCGGGAAATCTTCACCGAACACTGTGTGACATCCTGCGACGTGAGGGCAGCCATCGAGCAGTTAAGTTGCTCGCCGAGGCATTGGAACAAGACACCATCGAACAGCTTTGGGAACCCGCGTCGCAAGCACTTTGGCAACATGGTTCGCGGACGGCTCGCGTGGCACTCGAACAGGCGAGTCATTCGAAAAAAGAGAAAAAGCGAACTGCCGCCACCCGGGCATTGAAGTACCTTCGGGACCGTTCACCCGCCTATCGGTACGTTCGTCAGGCTCAGCATTACGTGACTCAGAAGAAGTACGAAGAAGCGGTGGCCCAATACGGGATTGCCTTGGCCATCGATGAAGATTTGGTCGCCGCCTACACCGGACGAGGCAATGTCCGGCTGACGCAGAAGAAATACAAGCAGGCCTTCGCCAACTTCGAGAAGGCCGTCGAGTTGGATCCGACCGATTCCGATGCAGTTATTGGACAAGCTGTGGCCATGATTCATCTGGGGCAAGTCGATGATTCTCTCAAGTTCTTGGAACTTGCGGAAAAGAAAAACAAAGTTGGCGAAGATCGAAAAGAAGTGCATCTCTACAATACGGCCTGCGTCTACAGTTTGGCCGTCGAGAAGTGGTTGGCCGATGCGAAGGATTCCCAGGAACCGACCGACGATCGCAAAATTGAACTCCATCGAAATCGTGCACTCGCGACATTGAAATCCGCGGTGGAAAAAGGATTCCGCGACGCTCAGCAAATCCAAGACGATGCGGATTTGAAAGCGATTCGTGACACCCAGGAGTTCGATGCGATTTTGAAATCCATCAATAACCCGCCTCAGTCCTGA
- the purL gene encoding phosphoribosylformylglycinamidine synthase subunit PurL has protein sequence MLWEIEIRPAAGQTDREAERVLADARDFGLASVNRINTARSFLLEGDLSDADVQRAASELLADPVVETWTIRQIDGQPVSAHSESVLNVLLKPGVTDNVARTAAAALADLQLSIDAVATCRRYTLNDDATPSDRDRLAAKLLSNDAIERFIWGPLQLDGLAIDSDYRFELKTVAIREMDDDALIHLSKHGQLYLSLTEMQTIRDHFISIDRDPTDIELETVAQTWSEHCSHKTLAGRIRYRDENGEKSFNNMLKETIFEATQTIRKRLGNDDWCVSVFEDNAGIVKFNDEENVCFKVETHNHPSALEPYGGANTGLGGVIRDPLGTGLGARPVCNTDVFCFAPPDTPSESLPPGVLHPKVVMQGVVAGVRDYGNRMGIPTVNGAVYFDDRYLGNPLVYCGNVAMIPVDKCEKRLQPGDYIVAVGGRTGRDGIHGATFSSAELTEESETLSGGAVQIGNPVVEKMVMDVILAARDRNLYSSITDCGAGGFSSAVGEMGEKTGAEVWLEKAPLKYAGLSYTEIWISEAQERMVLAVPPENWDELHALCESEGVEATIIGKFTETERLILKYHDTQVADLTMEFLHDGRPPVVRDAIYEAPKTSDWQNTVSVESNDWTGYLHQILGSLNVCSKEWIIRQYDHEVLAGSVVKPLVGVQNDGPSDAAVVRPLMTSNRGLVIACGMNPCFGDADPYWMAAAAIDEAIRNCIVAGADPNQIAILDNFCWGNTERAETLGSLVRAALACHDFAVAYGTPFISGKDSLNNEFSFQDETGNKQTVAIPSSLLISALGQMEDVHQAVTMDLKAAGNALYLLGETKPELGGSHFALVSEQTGGAVPKLDAELATRIYNGYYQANRNGLVRSGHDLSEGGLAVALAEMAFAGGLGVEADLSELSQQTGLADSVELLFSESNSRLLVEVPADRETDFQSHFQGLPCVRVGSVTESDRVVVRAGQGSDHVLIDGTLAALKQSWKQPLAWN, from the coding sequence ATGCTTTGGGAAATTGAAATTCGCCCCGCCGCTGGGCAAACTGACCGCGAAGCCGAACGTGTCCTCGCTGATGCGCGTGACTTTGGGCTCGCCAGCGTCAACCGCATCAACACCGCTCGCTCGTTCCTCTTGGAAGGCGATTTGAGCGACGCTGATGTTCAACGAGCCGCGTCCGAATTGCTGGCCGATCCGGTCGTGGAGACGTGGACGATCCGTCAGATCGACGGGCAGCCGGTCTCGGCACATTCGGAATCCGTCTTGAATGTGTTGCTCAAACCGGGGGTGACCGACAACGTCGCCCGAACCGCTGCGGCGGCACTCGCCGATTTGCAACTTTCCATCGATGCCGTCGCCACGTGTCGCCGGTATACCTTGAACGACGACGCTACGCCGTCCGATCGCGATCGCCTCGCTGCGAAGCTGCTCTCCAATGACGCCATCGAACGATTCATCTGGGGACCGCTGCAACTCGACGGACTTGCGATCGACAGCGACTATCGCTTCGAACTGAAAACCGTCGCTATCCGCGAGATGGACGACGACGCACTTATACACCTTAGCAAACACGGCCAGCTCTATCTGAGCTTGACCGAAATGCAGACGATCCGCGATCACTTCATCAGCATTGATCGTGACCCGACCGACATCGAATTGGAAACCGTCGCCCAAACTTGGAGCGAACACTGTTCGCACAAAACACTCGCCGGTCGGATTCGCTATCGCGACGAGAACGGGGAAAAATCGTTCAACAACATGTTGAAAGAGACCATTTTCGAAGCCACGCAAACGATCCGCAAACGCCTCGGCAACGACGATTGGTGCGTGAGTGTGTTCGAGGACAACGCGGGCATCGTCAAATTCAATGATGAAGAGAACGTGTGTTTCAAAGTGGAAACGCACAATCACCCGTCGGCTCTGGAACCGTATGGCGGAGCCAACACGGGGTTGGGGGGCGTGATTCGCGATCCACTCGGGACCGGTCTCGGAGCACGCCCCGTTTGCAATACCGATGTCTTTTGCTTCGCACCGCCAGATACCCCGTCCGAAAGTTTGCCTCCCGGAGTATTGCACCCGAAAGTGGTGATGCAAGGTGTCGTCGCCGGTGTCCGCGATTATGGTAACCGGATGGGGATTCCAACCGTCAATGGAGCTGTCTACTTTGACGATCGCTACCTAGGGAATCCGCTCGTTTATTGTGGAAACGTGGCGATGATTCCGGTCGACAAGTGCGAGAAACGCTTGCAACCGGGTGATTACATCGTCGCCGTCGGTGGACGTACCGGGCGTGACGGCATTCACGGGGCGACGTTCTCATCGGCAGAACTCACGGAGGAGAGTGAAACGCTTTCCGGCGGAGCCGTGCAAATCGGTAACCCTGTTGTCGAAAAAATGGTGATGGATGTCATCCTCGCCGCTCGCGATCGTAATCTGTATTCGTCCATCACCGATTGCGGGGCTGGTGGATTCTCGAGTGCCGTCGGTGAGATGGGCGAGAAAACCGGTGCGGAGGTCTGGCTGGAAAAAGCACCACTCAAATACGCCGGTCTGTCATACACCGAGATTTGGATCAGTGAAGCCCAAGAGCGGATGGTTCTCGCCGTCCCGCCGGAAAATTGGGACGAGCTGCATGCCCTCTGTGAGTCCGAAGGTGTCGAAGCGACGATCATCGGAAAGTTCACCGAAACCGAACGGCTGATTCTCAAATATCACGACACCCAAGTCGCCGACTTGACCATGGAGTTTCTCCACGACGGTCGCCCGCCGGTTGTGAGAGACGCCATTTATGAAGCCCCGAAAACTTCGGATTGGCAGAACACCGTCTCCGTCGAAAGCAACGACTGGACGGGGTATTTGCACCAGATTCTTGGTTCGCTCAATGTGTGCAGCAAAGAATGGATCATTCGGCAGTACGATCACGAAGTGCTGGCGGGCAGCGTGGTGAAGCCTTTGGTCGGTGTTCAAAACGATGGCCCATCCGACGCCGCCGTGGTTCGTCCGCTGATGACCTCCAATCGCGGGTTGGTCATTGCATGTGGAATGAACCCGTGCTTCGGCGATGCCGACCCCTATTGGATGGCCGCCGCTGCCATTGACGAAGCGATCCGAAATTGCATCGTCGCGGGAGCCGATCCCAACCAAATCGCGATTCTCGACAACTTCTGTTGGGGCAATACCGAACGGGCGGAAACGCTTGGGAGTCTCGTACGGGCCGCTCTTGCTTGTCACGACTTTGCCGTTGCTTACGGTACGCCATTCATCAGCGGCAAGGACAGCTTGAACAACGAATTCTCCTTCCAAGACGAGACTGGTAACAAGCAAACCGTCGCGATTCCATCGTCGCTGCTCATCAGTGCTCTAGGACAAATGGAAGACGTTCACCAAGCGGTCACGATGGATCTGAAAGCCGCCGGCAACGCTCTTTATCTGCTTGGGGAAACCAAACCGGAATTGGGCGGCAGCCACTTTGCTCTCGTTAGTGAACAAACCGGCGGTGCAGTTCCCAAACTCGATGCCGAGTTGGCCACGAGGATTTATAACGGCTACTACCAAGCCAATCGAAACGGCCTTGTCCGTTCCGGTCATGACTTGAGTGAAGGCGGTTTGGCGGTTGCACTCGCGGAGATGGCTTTCGCTGGTGGTCTCGGGGTAGAAGCCGACCTAAGCGAACTATCGCAGCAGACCGGCCTGGCCGATTCGGTGGAATTGTTGTTCTCGGAAAGTAACTCTCGGTTGCTGGTGGAAGTTCCTGCCGATCGCGAGACCGATTTCCAATCGCACTTCCAGGGTCTTCCCTGTGTTCGCGTCGGATCCGTGACCGAAAGTGATCGAGTTGTTGTCCGGGCTGGGCAAGGTTCCGATCATGTTTTGATCGACGGAACGCTAGCAGCTCTCAAGCAGAGTTGGAAACAACCGTTGGCCTGGAACTAG
- a CDS encoding aldose 1-epimerase, translating to MNVVTITDAQTQSTAKIAVDFGFNCFEYQARFDRQTVDVLDAGPEFIAGEGRPSGHGIPLLFPFPNRIHGSEFEWDSQTYRMSADDVGVDPNGHAIHGFCLDRPWRVVEQGGDYVIGEFQLSKDAPERRPLWPTDFVIRVRYSVADGPLRGEVTISNPDEKPLPWGFGTHPYFKLPLSPASEPSRCLIESPVTQMWMTDHCLPTGERGPIPEEKALKEGAYFDVLKLDDVYTGLEMDSNGLISVIYDETAGLQVAQRCDPVFRELVAFTPPGRAAICLEPYTCVTDAINLDHANSHCETGTDAGLQVLEAGEQTQFWFEISAGPVLA from the coding sequence ATGAATGTGGTCACGATCACCGACGCTCAAACTCAATCGACCGCGAAAATTGCCGTGGATTTCGGCTTCAACTGTTTCGAGTATCAAGCGCGTTTCGATCGACAAACGGTCGATGTGCTCGATGCCGGTCCCGAATTCATCGCCGGTGAGGGGCGCCCCAGCGGGCACGGAATTCCACTTCTGTTTCCATTTCCCAACCGGATTCACGGCAGTGAGTTCGAGTGGGACAGCCAAACGTACCGCATGAGTGCCGACGACGTGGGCGTCGATCCGAACGGTCATGCGATCCACGGTTTCTGCTTGGATCGGCCATGGCGAGTCGTAGAGCAGGGCGGCGATTATGTGATCGGTGAATTTCAACTCTCCAAGGACGCTCCGGAACGGCGACCGTTGTGGCCGACGGATTTCGTGATCCGCGTTCGATACAGTGTGGCCGACGGACCGCTTCGTGGCGAAGTCACCATTTCCAACCCAGATGAAAAACCATTGCCCTGGGGATTCGGCACGCATCCTTACTTCAAACTTCCGTTGTCGCCGGCGAGTGAACCGTCCCGATGTTTGATTGAATCGCCGGTCACGCAAATGTGGATGACCGATCATTGCCTTCCGACTGGCGAACGCGGACCAATCCCAGAAGAGAAGGCATTGAAGGAGGGGGCGTATTTCGATGTGCTCAAGCTCGACGATGTTTATACTGGGTTGGAGATGGACTCGAACGGACTCATCAGCGTGATCTACGACGAAACCGCCGGGTTGCAAGTGGCGCAGCGATGTGACCCTGTGTTCCGCGAGTTGGTGGCGTTCACCCCACCGGGGCGAGCTGCAATCTGCTTAGAACCATACACTTGCGTCACGGACGCCATCAATTTGGACCATGCGAACAGTCATTGTGAAACCGGGACCGACGCCGGTTTGCAAGTGCTCGAAGCAGGCGAGCAAACGCAGTTCTGGTTCGAAATTTCGGCCGGTCCCGTGTTGGCTTAG
- a CDS encoding NAD(P)H-binding protein, with amino-acid sequence MPHRILLTGSTGYIGGKLLTRLQNQGCRIRCLARSPEKLEGDLSDTTEIASGNVLDRSSLDEALADVDVAFYLVHLMGASGDFEKKDRQAAQNFASAAEAAGVRRIIYMGGLGESSDPNLSPHLRSRQEVGEILRNSGVETIEFRASVVIGNGSLSFDLVKSLTERLPIMVCPKWLATRTQPIAVNDMLDYLMAAITYPSDGSRVFEVGGRDVVTYGQLIREYAKQKGLTRVMVSVPLLTPRLSSWWLGLVTPTSAEVGRHLIEGLRNPTIVRDQSALAEFDIRPMSIQEAVEAAIADSQEQDAVSS; translated from the coding sequence ATGCCTCATCGAATCTTGCTCACCGGTTCAACGGGATACATCGGTGGCAAATTGCTAACGCGATTGCAAAATCAAGGGTGTCGGATTCGCTGTCTCGCTCGTAGTCCAGAGAAACTCGAAGGAGATCTTTCGGACACGACCGAAATTGCTTCTGGAAATGTTCTGGATCGTTCGTCTCTCGATGAAGCACTTGCGGACGTCGATGTCGCGTTTTATCTCGTGCACTTGATGGGCGCGTCTGGCGATTTTGAAAAGAAAGATCGCCAAGCGGCCCAGAATTTTGCCTCTGCCGCCGAAGCAGCGGGTGTCCGACGCATCATCTACATGGGTGGACTGGGCGAATCCTCGGACCCGAATCTATCGCCGCATCTTCGCAGTCGACAAGAAGTCGGGGAAATCTTACGGAATTCGGGCGTGGAAACCATCGAATTCCGTGCTTCGGTCGTGATCGGAAACGGCAGCCTATCATTCGACCTTGTGAAGTCTTTGACGGAGCGTCTGCCCATTATGGTCTGCCCAAAGTGGTTGGCCACCCGTACACAACCGATCGCCGTGAACGATATGCTGGATTATCTCATGGCAGCAATCACGTACCCGTCGGACGGCAGTCGAGTCTTTGAAGTTGGCGGTCGAGACGTCGTCACGTATGGCCAACTCATTCGTGAGTACGCCAAACAAAAGGGATTAACGCGAGTGATGGTTTCCGTCCCATTGTTGACCCCCCGGCTTTCGAGTTGGTGGTTGGGATTGGTCACACCGACGTCTGCGGAAGTCGGTCGGCATTTGATCGAAGGGTTACGAAACCCGACCATTGTTCGAGACCAATCGGCTCTCGCGGAATTTGATATTCGTCCGATGTCAATTCAGGAAGCCGTCGAGGCAGCGATCGCAGATTCGCAAGAGCAAGACGCAGTATCATCATGA
- a CDS encoding sulfatase family protein, with translation MKRSKSVLFALCLGLLGFVGTLVGDERPNFLIIMADDCTYNDLPIYGGQNAKTPNLDALAKRGLTFNQAYLATAMCQPCRAELFTGQYPLRNGCSWNHSASRPTTKSLPHFLRRLGYRVGIAGKVHVKPAAAFPFDPVGGFDPNCVRQPTRTHDLGPVRDYISADKHETPFCLTIALVEPHVPWVMGDASQYPPKKIRLPKNIADTPETRKHYADYLAEITYMDEQVGEILTCLEDSGNAENTLVLFTSEQGSQFPGCKWTNWNTGVHTALIASWRGHVASGERTNALVQYADIAPTLIELAGGEPVADCDGQSFANVLLGQSKNHRDFVYGAHNNLPEGPRYPIRSVTDGRYHYIRNLLPDEIYIERHLMGGGRLNNPYWATWVGANPVQRPDVYELTRRYIRRPAEELYDTANDPFEMKNLIDSSELSTTRDTLRAELDSWMKSLGDPGAAVDTVDALQAARRGEHLHGPETGK, from the coding sequence ATGAAACGCTCGAAGTCTGTCCTGTTTGCACTTTGTCTCGGTCTACTCGGTTTTGTGGGAACCCTTGTCGGAGACGAACGGCCGAACTTTCTGATCATCATGGCAGATGATTGCACGTACAACGATTTGCCAATTTACGGCGGACAGAACGCGAAAACTCCGAACCTGGATGCGTTGGCGAAGCGAGGTCTCACGTTCAACCAGGCTTATCTCGCGACTGCCATGTGTCAGCCATGTCGGGCGGAGTTGTTCACCGGTCAATATCCATTGCGCAATGGGTGTTCCTGGAATCATTCCGCGAGTCGGCCGACCACGAAGAGTCTCCCGCATTTTCTGCGGCGATTGGGCTATCGCGTGGGTATTGCCGGGAAAGTGCATGTCAAACCGGCGGCTGCATTCCCGTTCGATCCGGTTGGCGGGTTCGATCCGAATTGTGTCCGCCAGCCGACTCGTACACATGACTTGGGCCCGGTTCGAGATTACATCTCGGCGGACAAACACGAGACGCCGTTTTGCCTGACGATTGCCTTGGTCGAACCGCACGTGCCCTGGGTCATGGGCGACGCGTCGCAGTACCCCCCGAAGAAAATCCGCTTACCCAAAAACATTGCCGATACACCGGAAACGCGAAAACACTATGCCGACTATCTCGCGGAAATCACGTATATGGATGAGCAAGTCGGTGAGATTTTGACATGCCTGGAGGACTCCGGGAACGCTGAGAACACGCTCGTTCTTTTTACGTCAGAGCAAGGTTCGCAATTTCCGGGTTGCAAGTGGACCAACTGGAACACCGGTGTTCATACTGCTCTGATCGCAAGCTGGCGTGGACATGTTGCGAGCGGGGAACGGACGAATGCGTTGGTGCAATACGCTGATATCGCTCCGACTCTGATTGAACTTGCCGGTGGCGAACCGGTGGCCGATTGCGATGGTCAAAGTTTTGCAAACGTGCTGCTCGGTCAATCGAAAAACCACCGAGATTTCGTCTACGGGGCCCACAACAATCTTCCAGAAGGGCCACGATATCCGATTCGGTCGGTGACGGATGGTCGTTATCACTATATCCGCAATCTTCTACCGGATGAAATTTACATCGAACGGCATCTCATGGGGGGCGGGCGGTTGAACAACCCCTATTGGGCTACGTGGGTTGGAGCGAATCCGGTGCAGCGACCGGATGTCTACGAGCTGACCCGTCGTTACATAAGACGGCCCGCCGAGGAACTGTACGATACGGCGAACGATCCCTTCGAGATGAAAAATCTTATCGATTCTTCGGAACTCTCGACAACTCGCGATACGCTACGGGCTGAACTGGATTCTTGGATGAAGTCTCTTGGCGACCCGGGAGCTGCGGTTGATACCGTGGATGCACTGCAGGCCGCTCGGCGTGGCGAACACTTGCACGGACCGGAAACTGGGAAGTAA
- a CDS encoding prephenate dehydrogenase, whose translation MSQQPAQFTPDTTTAIVGVGLIGGSIAAALKSRGHRGRIVGIGRNANRLESAVDAGLIDEFATDSAQVQADLYVFCTPVDRIPKDVFHASETANANAVFTDAGSVKELICNTLDADALGRFVGSHPLAGSEKRGFEYAEPDLFVDRVCIVTPTENSADSSVDFIEQFWRSIGMRTLRMSPAEHDAALAQTSHLPHLMASVLAGCLPMDWANLTSTGFADTTRIAAGDAELWTAILLQNQGPVLAACDRFEETWRKFRQAIETSDATELTRQLAQAKNIRDSINTD comes from the coding sequence ATGTCACAGCAACCGGCTCAATTCACACCCGACACGACGACGGCAATCGTGGGCGTTGGCCTCATTGGAGGTTCGATCGCTGCTGCGTTGAAGTCGCGCGGCCATCGGGGACGCATTGTCGGAATTGGTCGGAACGCGAACCGACTCGAATCGGCCGTTGACGCGGGTTTGATCGATGAATTCGCCACGGATTCCGCTCAGGTTCAAGCCGATCTCTACGTTTTTTGCACGCCAGTCGATCGCATTCCCAAAGACGTCTTCCACGCCAGCGAAACCGCGAACGCGAACGCCGTGTTTACCGATGCGGGCAGCGTGAAAGAACTAATTTGTAACACCCTCGATGCCGACGCACTCGGTCGCTTCGTGGGATCACATCCACTCGCCGGGTCTGAGAAACGCGGTTTTGAGTACGCCGAACCGGATCTGTTTGTTGATCGAGTTTGCATCGTCACGCCGACTGAGAACTCAGCAGACTCGAGTGTGGATTTCATCGAGCAGTTCTGGCGTTCGATCGGAATGCGAACGCTGCGAATGTCACCTGCGGAACACGATGCCGCCCTGGCACAGACGAGTCATTTGCCGCATTTAATGGCATCTGTTCTCGCCGGGTGTTTGCCAATGGACTGGGCCAATTTGACATCCACCGGGTTCGCCGACACCACCCGCATTGCCGCCGGTGACGCGGAGTTGTGGACAGCCATTCTGCTTCAAAACCAAGGGCCGGTCCTCGCAGCGTGCGATCGATTCGAAGAAACTTGGCGGAAGTTTCGCCAAGCCATCGAGACGTCCGATGCCACTGAACTGACTCGACAACTCGCCCAAGCCAAAAACATCCGAGATTCGATAAACACCGATTGA
- the trxA gene encoding thioredoxin: protein MSSDSFSDSSSSWILETPPADVQTEIVDRSHELPVVIDFWAPWCQPCRALGPVLEKLATEGGGQFLLVKVNIDEHQELAQAFRVSSIPAVFALKDGQLADQFVGVKDETELKAWLQGLGPSPTQELLRRGQELSESDPLAAEQSFREALSLEPDNDAIRVALAGVLAQQEKDDEARRIIDDLEKRGFLEPEAQQIKSALELRASAEEAGDITELRSAVAEKPDDLKLQLQLAETLAAHKQFEEAMKICLEVIHSDRDGIGQDARESMLKMFDFVGAGSPLVTEYRRKLATALY from the coding sequence ATGTCATCCGACTCGTTTAGCGATTCATCGTCATCGTGGATTTTGGAAACGCCGCCCGCGGACGTGCAAACAGAGATTGTCGACCGCTCCCACGAACTCCCGGTTGTGATCGACTTCTGGGCGCCGTGGTGTCAGCCCTGCCGAGCGTTGGGGCCGGTGTTGGAAAAATTAGCAACCGAAGGTGGCGGTCAGTTTCTGCTGGTAAAGGTCAACATCGACGAACACCAGGAACTCGCCCAGGCATTCCGCGTCAGTTCCATCCCGGCCGTCTTTGCACTGAAAGATGGTCAATTGGCTGACCAATTCGTGGGGGTGAAAGACGAAACCGAACTCAAAGCTTGGTTGCAAGGTTTGGGGCCTTCGCCAACGCAGGAGTTGCTGCGACGTGGTCAAGAGTTGTCCGAGAGCGATCCACTTGCTGCCGAGCAGTCCTTCCGTGAAGCACTCTCGCTCGAACCAGACAACGACGCCATTCGGGTTGCGTTGGCGGGCGTACTGGCGCAACAAGAGAAAGACGACGAAGCCCGGCGAATCATTGACGATTTGGAAAAGCGTGGTTTTCTAGAACCGGAAGCCCAACAAATTAAGTCGGCATTGGAACTACGAGCATCGGCCGAGGAAGCCGGTGACATCACGGAACTCCGATCCGCCGTTGCGGAAAAACCCGACGATCTCAAATTGCAATTGCAACTCGCCGAGACGCTGGCAGCACACAAGCAGTTCGAAGAGGCAATGAAGATCTGCCTGGAGGTCATTCACAGCGATCGTGACGGGATCGGTCAGGATGCTCGGGAAAGCATGCTGAAGATGTTCGACTTTGTCGGTGCTGGCTCACCGTTGGTTACGGAATATCGTCGCAAATTGGCCACAGCGTTGTATTAG